A genomic stretch from Mesoplodon densirostris isolate mMesDen1 chromosome 3, mMesDen1 primary haplotype, whole genome shotgun sequence includes:
- the MATR3 gene encoding matrin-3 isoform X1: MSKSFQQSSLGRDSQGHGRDLSAAGIGLLAAATQSLSMPASLGRMNQGTARLASLMNLGMSSSLNQQGAHSALSSASTSSHNLQSIFNIGSRGPLPLSSQHRGDADQASNILASFGLSARDLDELSRYPEDKITPENLPQILLQLKRRRTEEGPTLSYGRDGRSATREPPYRVPRDDWEEKRHFRRDSFDDRGPSLNPVLDYDHGSRSQESGYYDRMDYEDDRLRDGERCRDDSFFGETSHNYHKFDSEYERMGRGPGPLQERSLFEKKRGAPPSSNIEDFHGLLPKGYPHLCSICDLPVHSNKEWSQHINGASHSRRCQLLLEIYPEWNPDNDTGHTMGDPFMLQQSTNPAPGILGPPPPSFHLGGPAVGPRGNLGAGNGNLQGPRHMQKGRVETSRVVHIMDFQRGKNLRYQLLQLVEPFGVISNHLILNKINEAFIEMATTEDAQAAVDYYTTTPALVFGKPVRVHLSQKYKRIKKPEGKPDQKFDQKQELGRVIHLSNLPHSGYSDSAVLKLAEPYGKIKNYILMRMKSQAFIEMETREDAMAMVDHCLKKALWFQGRCVKVDLSEKYKKLVLRIPNRGIDLLKKDKSRKRSYSPDGKESPSDKKSKTDGSQKTESTTEGKEQEEKSGEDGEKDTKDDQAEQEPNMLLESEDELLVDEEEAAALLESGSSVGDETDLANLGDVASDGKKEPSDKVVKKDANASASATAKKKLKKRRFPGSMEGFVTLDEVGDEEDSELQKLRKSGMAFKSGDKNDDGLVEIKVDKIEELDQENEAALENGIKNEENTEPGAESAENADDPNKDTSENADGQSDENKEDYTIPDEYRIGPYQPNVPVGIDYVIPKTGFYCKLCSLFYTNEEVAKNTHCSSLPHYQKLKKFLNKLAEERRQKKEA; this comes from the exons ATGTCCAAGTCATTCCAGCAGTCATCTCTCGGTAGGGACTCGCAGGGTCATGGGCGTGACCTGTCTGCAGCAGGAATAGGCCTTCTTGCTGCTGCTACCCAGTCTTTAAGTATGCCAGCATCTCTTGGAAGGATGAACCAGGGTACTGCACGCCTTGCTAGTTTAATGAATCTTGGAATGAGTTCTTCATTGAATCAACAAGGAGCTCATAGTGCACTGTCTTCTGCTAGTACTTCTTCCCATAATTTGCAGTCTATATTTAACATTGGAAGTAGAGGTCCGCTCCCTTTGTCTTCTCAACACCGTGGAGATGCAGACCAGGCCAGTAACATTTTGGCCAGCTTTGGTCTGTCTGCTAGAGACTTAGATGAACTGAGTCGTTATCCAGAGGACAAGATTACTCCTGAGAACTTGCCCCAAATCCTTCTACAGCTTAAAAGGAGGAGAACTGAAGAAGGCCCTACACTGAGTTATGGTAGAGATGGCAGATCTGCTACACGGGAGCCACCATACAGAGTACCTAGGGACGATTGGGAAGAAAAAAGGCACTTTAGAAGAGATAGTTTTGATGATCGTGGTCCTAGTCTCAACCCAGTGCTTGATTATGACCATGGAAGTCGTTCTCAAGAATCTGGTTATTATGACAGAATGGATTATGAAGATGACAGATTAAGAGATGGAGAAAGGTGTAGGGATGATTCTTTTTTTGGTGAGACCTCGCATAACTATCATAAATTTGACAGTGAGTATGAGAGAATGGGACGTGGTCCTGGCCCCTTACAAGAGAGATCTCTCTTTGAGAAAAAGAGGGGCGCTCCTCCAAGTAGCAATATTGAAGACTTCCATGGACTCTTACCGAAGGGTTATCCCCATCTGTGCTCTATATGTGATTTGCCAGTTCATTCTAATAAG GAGTGGAGTCAACATATCAATGGAGCAAGTCACAGTCGTCGATGCCAGCTTCTTCTTGAAAT CTACCCAGAATGGAATCCTGACAATGATACAGGACACACAAT GGGTGATCCCTTCATGTTGCAGCAATCTACAAACCCAGCACCAGGAATTCTGGGACCTCCGCCTCCCTCATTTCATCTTGGGGGACCGGCAGTTGGACCAAGAGGAAATCTGG GTGCTGGAAATGGAAACCTGCAAGGACCAAGACACATGCAAAAGGGCAGAGTG GAAACTAGCCGTGTTGTTCACATCATGGATTTCCAGCGAGGGAAAAACTTGAGATATCAACTATTACAGCTGGTGGAACCATTTGGAGTTATTTCAAATCATCTgattctaaataaaattaatgag gcATTTATTGAAATGGCAACCACAGAAGATGCTCAGGCTGCGGTGGATTATTATACAACCACACCAGCATTAGTATTTGGCAAGCCAGTGAGAGTTCATTTATCCCAGAAGTATAAAAGAATAAAG AAACCTGAAGGGAAGCCAGACCAGAAGTTTGATCAAAAACAAGAACTTGGACGTGTGATACATCTCAGCAATTTACCTCATTCTGGCTATTCTGACAGTGCTGTCCTCAAGCTCGCTGAGCCTTATGGGAAAATTAAGAATTACATACTGATGAGGATGAAAAGTCAG gccttTATTGAGATGGAGACCAGAGAAGATGCAATGGCAATGGTTGACCACTGTTTGAAAAAGGCCCTTTGGTTTCAAGGAAGATGTGTAAAAGTTGACCtgtctgaaaaatacaaaaaattggTACTCAGG ATTCCCAACAGAGGCATTGACTTACTGAAAAAAGATAAGTCCCG GAAAAGATCTTACTCTCCAGATGGCAAAGAATCTCCAAGTGATAAGAAATCCAAAACTGATGGTTCCCAGAAGACTGAAAGTACAACCGAAGGtaaagaacaagaagagaaatCAGGAGAAGATGGTGAAAAAGATACAAAGGATGACCAGGCAGAACAAGAACCTAACATGCTTCTTGAATCTGAAGATGAGCTACTTGTAGATGAAGAAGAAGCAGCAGCACTGCTAGAAAGTGGCAGTTCAGTGGGAGATGAGACAGATCTTGCTAATTTAGGGGATGTGGCATCTGATGGGAAAAAGGAACCATCAGACAAAGTTGTGAAAAAAGATGCAAATGCGAGTGCTTCAGCAACTGCCAAGAAAAAgcttaaaaag CGTCGTTTCCCAGGGAGTATGGAAGGTTTTGTCACTCTAGATGAGGTTGGTGATGAGGAAGATTCGGAACTTCAGAAACTTCGTAAATCGGGCATGGCATTTAAATCTGGTGACAAAAATGATGATGGTTTGGTTGAAATTAAGGTGGACAAGATCGAGGAACTTGACCAAGAAAACGAAGCAGCGTtggaaaatggaattaaaaatgaggaaaatacagAACCAGGTGCTGAGTCTGCTGAGAATGCTGATGATCCCAACAAAGATACAAGTGAAAACGCAGATGGCCAAAGTGATGAAAACAAGGAGGACTATACAATCCCAGATGAGTATAGAATTGGACCATATCAGCCCAATGTTCCTGTTG GTATAGACTATGTGATACCTAAAACAGGGTTTTACTGTAAGCTGTGTTCACTCTTTTATACAAATGAAGAAGTTGCAAAGAATACTCATTGCAGCAGCCTTCCTCATTATCAGAAATTAAAG aaatttcTGAATAAATTGGCAGAAGAACGCAGGCAGAAGAAGGAAGCTTAA
- the MATR3 gene encoding matrin-3 isoform X2 — MSKSFQQSSLGRDSQGHGRDLSAAGIGLLAAATQSLSMPASLGRMNQGTARLASLMNLGMSSSLNQQGAHSALSSASTSSHNLQSIFNIGSRGPLPLSSQHRGDADQASNILASFGLSARDLDELSRYPEDKITPENLPQILLQLKRRRTEEGPTLSYGRDGRSATREPPYRVPRDDWEEKRHFRRDSFDDRGPSLNPVLDYDHGSRSQESGYYDRMDYEDDRLRDGERCRDDSFFGETSHNYHKFDSEYERMGRGPGPLQERSLFEKKRGAPPSSNIEDFHGLLPKGYPHLCSICDLPVHSNKEWSQHINGASHSRRCQLLLEIYPEWNPDNDTGHTMGDPFMLQQSTNPAPGILGPPPPSFHLGGPAVGPRGNLGAGNGNLQGPRHMQKGRVETSRVVHIMDFQRGKNLRYQLLQLVEPFGVISNHLILNKINEAFIEMATTEDAQAAVDYYTTTPALVFGKPVRVHLSQKYKRIKKPEGKPDQKFDQKQELGRVIHLSNLPHSGYSDSAVLKLAEPYGKIKNYILMRMKSQAFIEMETREDAMAMVDHCLKKALWFQGRCVKVDLSEKYKKLVLRIPNRGIDLLKKDKSRKRSYSPDGKESPSDKKSKTDGSQKTESTTEGKEQEEKSGEDGEKDTKDDQAEQEPNMLLESEDELLVDEEEAAALLESGSSVGDETDLANLGDVASDGKKEPSDKVVKKDANASASATAKKKLKKVDKIEELDQENEAALENGIKNEENTEPGAESAENADDPNKDTSENADGQSDENKEDYTIPDEYRIGPYQPNVPVGIDYVIPKTGFYCKLCSLFYTNEEVAKNTHCSSLPHYQKLKKFLNKLAEERRQKKEA; from the exons ATGTCCAAGTCATTCCAGCAGTCATCTCTCGGTAGGGACTCGCAGGGTCATGGGCGTGACCTGTCTGCAGCAGGAATAGGCCTTCTTGCTGCTGCTACCCAGTCTTTAAGTATGCCAGCATCTCTTGGAAGGATGAACCAGGGTACTGCACGCCTTGCTAGTTTAATGAATCTTGGAATGAGTTCTTCATTGAATCAACAAGGAGCTCATAGTGCACTGTCTTCTGCTAGTACTTCTTCCCATAATTTGCAGTCTATATTTAACATTGGAAGTAGAGGTCCGCTCCCTTTGTCTTCTCAACACCGTGGAGATGCAGACCAGGCCAGTAACATTTTGGCCAGCTTTGGTCTGTCTGCTAGAGACTTAGATGAACTGAGTCGTTATCCAGAGGACAAGATTACTCCTGAGAACTTGCCCCAAATCCTTCTACAGCTTAAAAGGAGGAGAACTGAAGAAGGCCCTACACTGAGTTATGGTAGAGATGGCAGATCTGCTACACGGGAGCCACCATACAGAGTACCTAGGGACGATTGGGAAGAAAAAAGGCACTTTAGAAGAGATAGTTTTGATGATCGTGGTCCTAGTCTCAACCCAGTGCTTGATTATGACCATGGAAGTCGTTCTCAAGAATCTGGTTATTATGACAGAATGGATTATGAAGATGACAGATTAAGAGATGGAGAAAGGTGTAGGGATGATTCTTTTTTTGGTGAGACCTCGCATAACTATCATAAATTTGACAGTGAGTATGAGAGAATGGGACGTGGTCCTGGCCCCTTACAAGAGAGATCTCTCTTTGAGAAAAAGAGGGGCGCTCCTCCAAGTAGCAATATTGAAGACTTCCATGGACTCTTACCGAAGGGTTATCCCCATCTGTGCTCTATATGTGATTTGCCAGTTCATTCTAATAAG GAGTGGAGTCAACATATCAATGGAGCAAGTCACAGTCGTCGATGCCAGCTTCTTCTTGAAAT CTACCCAGAATGGAATCCTGACAATGATACAGGACACACAAT GGGTGATCCCTTCATGTTGCAGCAATCTACAAACCCAGCACCAGGAATTCTGGGACCTCCGCCTCCCTCATTTCATCTTGGGGGACCGGCAGTTGGACCAAGAGGAAATCTGG GTGCTGGAAATGGAAACCTGCAAGGACCAAGACACATGCAAAAGGGCAGAGTG GAAACTAGCCGTGTTGTTCACATCATGGATTTCCAGCGAGGGAAAAACTTGAGATATCAACTATTACAGCTGGTGGAACCATTTGGAGTTATTTCAAATCATCTgattctaaataaaattaatgag gcATTTATTGAAATGGCAACCACAGAAGATGCTCAGGCTGCGGTGGATTATTATACAACCACACCAGCATTAGTATTTGGCAAGCCAGTGAGAGTTCATTTATCCCAGAAGTATAAAAGAATAAAG AAACCTGAAGGGAAGCCAGACCAGAAGTTTGATCAAAAACAAGAACTTGGACGTGTGATACATCTCAGCAATTTACCTCATTCTGGCTATTCTGACAGTGCTGTCCTCAAGCTCGCTGAGCCTTATGGGAAAATTAAGAATTACATACTGATGAGGATGAAAAGTCAG gccttTATTGAGATGGAGACCAGAGAAGATGCAATGGCAATGGTTGACCACTGTTTGAAAAAGGCCCTTTGGTTTCAAGGAAGATGTGTAAAAGTTGACCtgtctgaaaaatacaaaaaattggTACTCAGG ATTCCCAACAGAGGCATTGACTTACTGAAAAAAGATAAGTCCCG GAAAAGATCTTACTCTCCAGATGGCAAAGAATCTCCAAGTGATAAGAAATCCAAAACTGATGGTTCCCAGAAGACTGAAAGTACAACCGAAGGtaaagaacaagaagagaaatCAGGAGAAGATGGTGAAAAAGATACAAAGGATGACCAGGCAGAACAAGAACCTAACATGCTTCTTGAATCTGAAGATGAGCTACTTGTAGATGAAGAAGAAGCAGCAGCACTGCTAGAAAGTGGCAGTTCAGTGGGAGATGAGACAGATCTTGCTAATTTAGGGGATGTGGCATCTGATGGGAAAAAGGAACCATCAGACAAAGTTGTGAAAAAAGATGCAAATGCGAGTGCTTCAGCAACTGCCAAGAAAAAgcttaaaaag GTGGACAAGATCGAGGAACTTGACCAAGAAAACGAAGCAGCGTtggaaaatggaattaaaaatgaggaaaatacagAACCAGGTGCTGAGTCTGCTGAGAATGCTGATGATCCCAACAAAGATACAAGTGAAAACGCAGATGGCCAAAGTGATGAAAACAAGGAGGACTATACAATCCCAGATGAGTATAGAATTGGACCATATCAGCCCAATGTTCCTGTTG GTATAGACTATGTGATACCTAAAACAGGGTTTTACTGTAAGCTGTGTTCACTCTTTTATACAAATGAAGAAGTTGCAAAGAATACTCATTGCAGCAGCCTTCCTCATTATCAGAAATTAAAG aaatttcTGAATAAATTGGCAGAAGAACGCAGGCAGAAGAAGGAAGCTTAA
- the MATR3 gene encoding matrin-3 isoform X3, which translates to MLGAQWRRNQPSRAAEEWSQHINGASHSRRCQLLLEIYPEWNPDNDTGHTMGDPFMLQQSTNPAPGILGPPPPSFHLGGPAVGPRGNLGAGNGNLQGPRHMQKGRVETSRVVHIMDFQRGKNLRYQLLQLVEPFGVISNHLILNKINEAFIEMATTEDAQAAVDYYTTTPALVFGKPVRVHLSQKYKRIKKPEGKPDQKFDQKQELGRVIHLSNLPHSGYSDSAVLKLAEPYGKIKNYILMRMKSQAFIEMETREDAMAMVDHCLKKALWFQGRCVKVDLSEKYKKLVLRIPNRGIDLLKKDKSRKRSYSPDGKESPSDKKSKTDGSQKTESTTEGKEQEEKSGEDGEKDTKDDQAEQEPNMLLESEDELLVDEEEAAALLESGSSVGDETDLANLGDVASDGKKEPSDKVVKKDANASASATAKKKLKKRRFPGSMEGFVTLDEVGDEEDSELQKLRKSGMAFKSGDKNDDGLVEIKVDKIEELDQENEAALENGIKNEENTEPGAESAENADDPNKDTSENADGQSDENKEDYTIPDEYRIGPYQPNVPVGIDYVIPKTGFYCKLCSLFYTNEEVAKNTHCSSLPHYQKLKKFLNKLAEERRQKKEA; encoded by the exons GAGTGGAGTCAACATATCAATGGAGCAAGTCACAGTCGTCGATGCCAGCTTCTTCTTGAAAT CTACCCAGAATGGAATCCTGACAATGATACAGGACACACAAT GGGTGATCCCTTCATGTTGCAGCAATCTACAAACCCAGCACCAGGAATTCTGGGACCTCCGCCTCCCTCATTTCATCTTGGGGGACCGGCAGTTGGACCAAGAGGAAATCTGG GTGCTGGAAATGGAAACCTGCAAGGACCAAGACACATGCAAAAGGGCAGAGTG GAAACTAGCCGTGTTGTTCACATCATGGATTTCCAGCGAGGGAAAAACTTGAGATATCAACTATTACAGCTGGTGGAACCATTTGGAGTTATTTCAAATCATCTgattctaaataaaattaatgag gcATTTATTGAAATGGCAACCACAGAAGATGCTCAGGCTGCGGTGGATTATTATACAACCACACCAGCATTAGTATTTGGCAAGCCAGTGAGAGTTCATTTATCCCAGAAGTATAAAAGAATAAAG AAACCTGAAGGGAAGCCAGACCAGAAGTTTGATCAAAAACAAGAACTTGGACGTGTGATACATCTCAGCAATTTACCTCATTCTGGCTATTCTGACAGTGCTGTCCTCAAGCTCGCTGAGCCTTATGGGAAAATTAAGAATTACATACTGATGAGGATGAAAAGTCAG gccttTATTGAGATGGAGACCAGAGAAGATGCAATGGCAATGGTTGACCACTGTTTGAAAAAGGCCCTTTGGTTTCAAGGAAGATGTGTAAAAGTTGACCtgtctgaaaaatacaaaaaattggTACTCAGG ATTCCCAACAGAGGCATTGACTTACTGAAAAAAGATAAGTCCCG GAAAAGATCTTACTCTCCAGATGGCAAAGAATCTCCAAGTGATAAGAAATCCAAAACTGATGGTTCCCAGAAGACTGAAAGTACAACCGAAGGtaaagaacaagaagagaaatCAGGAGAAGATGGTGAAAAAGATACAAAGGATGACCAGGCAGAACAAGAACCTAACATGCTTCTTGAATCTGAAGATGAGCTACTTGTAGATGAAGAAGAAGCAGCAGCACTGCTAGAAAGTGGCAGTTCAGTGGGAGATGAGACAGATCTTGCTAATTTAGGGGATGTGGCATCTGATGGGAAAAAGGAACCATCAGACAAAGTTGTGAAAAAAGATGCAAATGCGAGTGCTTCAGCAACTGCCAAGAAAAAgcttaaaaag CGTCGTTTCCCAGGGAGTATGGAAGGTTTTGTCACTCTAGATGAGGTTGGTGATGAGGAAGATTCGGAACTTCAGAAACTTCGTAAATCGGGCATGGCATTTAAATCTGGTGACAAAAATGATGATGGTTTGGTTGAAATTAAGGTGGACAAGATCGAGGAACTTGACCAAGAAAACGAAGCAGCGTtggaaaatggaattaaaaatgaggaaaatacagAACCAGGTGCTGAGTCTGCTGAGAATGCTGATGATCCCAACAAAGATACAAGTGAAAACGCAGATGGCCAAAGTGATGAAAACAAGGAGGACTATACAATCCCAGATGAGTATAGAATTGGACCATATCAGCCCAATGTTCCTGTTG GTATAGACTATGTGATACCTAAAACAGGGTTTTACTGTAAGCTGTGTTCACTCTTTTATACAAATGAAGAAGTTGCAAAGAATACTCATTGCAGCAGCCTTCCTCATTATCAGAAATTAAAG aaatttcTGAATAAATTGGCAGAAGAACGCAGGCAGAAGAAGGAAGCTTAA
- the MATR3 gene encoding matrin-3 isoform X4, which yields MGDPFMLQQSTNPAPGILGPPPPSFHLGGPAVGPRGNLGAGNGNLQGPRHMQKGRVETSRVVHIMDFQRGKNLRYQLLQLVEPFGVISNHLILNKINEAFIEMATTEDAQAAVDYYTTTPALVFGKPVRVHLSQKYKRIKKPEGKPDQKFDQKQELGRVIHLSNLPHSGYSDSAVLKLAEPYGKIKNYILMRMKSQAFIEMETREDAMAMVDHCLKKALWFQGRCVKVDLSEKYKKLVLRIPNRGIDLLKKDKSRKRSYSPDGKESPSDKKSKTDGSQKTESTTEGKEQEEKSGEDGEKDTKDDQAEQEPNMLLESEDELLVDEEEAAALLESGSSVGDETDLANLGDVASDGKKEPSDKVVKKDANASASATAKKKLKKRRFPGSMEGFVTLDEVGDEEDSELQKLRKSGMAFKSGDKNDDGLVEIKVDKIEELDQENEAALENGIKNEENTEPGAESAENADDPNKDTSENADGQSDENKEDYTIPDEYRIGPYQPNVPVGIDYVIPKTGFYCKLCSLFYTNEEVAKNTHCSSLPHYQKLKKFLNKLAEERRQKKEA from the exons AT GGGTGATCCCTTCATGTTGCAGCAATCTACAAACCCAGCACCAGGAATTCTGGGACCTCCGCCTCCCTCATTTCATCTTGGGGGACCGGCAGTTGGACCAAGAGGAAATCTGG GTGCTGGAAATGGAAACCTGCAAGGACCAAGACACATGCAAAAGGGCAGAGTG GAAACTAGCCGTGTTGTTCACATCATGGATTTCCAGCGAGGGAAAAACTTGAGATATCAACTATTACAGCTGGTGGAACCATTTGGAGTTATTTCAAATCATCTgattctaaataaaattaatgag gcATTTATTGAAATGGCAACCACAGAAGATGCTCAGGCTGCGGTGGATTATTATACAACCACACCAGCATTAGTATTTGGCAAGCCAGTGAGAGTTCATTTATCCCAGAAGTATAAAAGAATAAAG AAACCTGAAGGGAAGCCAGACCAGAAGTTTGATCAAAAACAAGAACTTGGACGTGTGATACATCTCAGCAATTTACCTCATTCTGGCTATTCTGACAGTGCTGTCCTCAAGCTCGCTGAGCCTTATGGGAAAATTAAGAATTACATACTGATGAGGATGAAAAGTCAG gccttTATTGAGATGGAGACCAGAGAAGATGCAATGGCAATGGTTGACCACTGTTTGAAAAAGGCCCTTTGGTTTCAAGGAAGATGTGTAAAAGTTGACCtgtctgaaaaatacaaaaaattggTACTCAGG ATTCCCAACAGAGGCATTGACTTACTGAAAAAAGATAAGTCCCG GAAAAGATCTTACTCTCCAGATGGCAAAGAATCTCCAAGTGATAAGAAATCCAAAACTGATGGTTCCCAGAAGACTGAAAGTACAACCGAAGGtaaagaacaagaagagaaatCAGGAGAAGATGGTGAAAAAGATACAAAGGATGACCAGGCAGAACAAGAACCTAACATGCTTCTTGAATCTGAAGATGAGCTACTTGTAGATGAAGAAGAAGCAGCAGCACTGCTAGAAAGTGGCAGTTCAGTGGGAGATGAGACAGATCTTGCTAATTTAGGGGATGTGGCATCTGATGGGAAAAAGGAACCATCAGACAAAGTTGTGAAAAAAGATGCAAATGCGAGTGCTTCAGCAACTGCCAAGAAAAAgcttaaaaag CGTCGTTTCCCAGGGAGTATGGAAGGTTTTGTCACTCTAGATGAGGTTGGTGATGAGGAAGATTCGGAACTTCAGAAACTTCGTAAATCGGGCATGGCATTTAAATCTGGTGACAAAAATGATGATGGTTTGGTTGAAATTAAGGTGGACAAGATCGAGGAACTTGACCAAGAAAACGAAGCAGCGTtggaaaatggaattaaaaatgaggaaaatacagAACCAGGTGCTGAGTCTGCTGAGAATGCTGATGATCCCAACAAAGATACAAGTGAAAACGCAGATGGCCAAAGTGATGAAAACAAGGAGGACTATACAATCCCAGATGAGTATAGAATTGGACCATATCAGCCCAATGTTCCTGTTG GTATAGACTATGTGATACCTAAAACAGGGTTTTACTGTAAGCTGTGTTCACTCTTTTATACAAATGAAGAAGTTGCAAAGAATACTCATTGCAGCAGCCTTCCTCATTATCAGAAATTAAAG aaatttcTGAATAAATTGGCAGAAGAACGCAGGCAGAAGAAGGAAGCTTAA